The proteins below are encoded in one region of Microbacterium pygmaeum:
- a CDS encoding polysaccharide biosynthesis tyrosine autokinase, with protein MRSARVRGKVTIFRTSRGRSGGWHSGSVARSTGTECRLELRDYLRILHRNWIFILALTVLGGAAGFGWSLLKAPTYEATTQLYVSVRSGDSALVGELAQGTNYARQAVTSFVDVVNSAVVLDRVIEDLDLDMSSSQLAGHVSASVPANTVIISATVVDEDPAQAAAIANSVGTNFADVVVNQLEKPEGDAPSLVRIETIEPALVPTSTASPNIPLNTILGALLGLAVGVAFAVLRTVLDTRIHSTHDIEQVTDKPVLGGIAFDPDTKKRPLIVHADPQNPRAESFRTLRTNLQFIDIDHERESKSFVITSAGPSEGKSTTTANLAIALAETGARVALIDGDLRLPKIAEYMGVEGGVGLTDVLIGKAALADVIQQWGRAKLFVLPSGRIPPNPSELLGSQAMQRMLDSLHEAFDYVLIDAPPLLLVTDAAVVSKYTSGAILVAASGATKKPQLEGAVKALDAIGSRLLGVIVTMLPTKGPDSYGYGSYAYSATHSVRDKTAVRDEPLEVGQDA; from the coding sequence GTGCGTTCGGCCCGGGTCAGAGGCAAGGTTACAATCTTCCGAACGAGCCGTGGGCGCTCCGGCGGCTGGCATTCGGGTTCGGTCGCACGGTCCACGGGGACGGAGTGTCGGTTGGAACTGCGCGACTATCTGCGAATCCTGCATCGCAATTGGATCTTCATTCTGGCGCTGACCGTGCTCGGCGGCGCCGCGGGGTTCGGCTGGTCGCTGCTGAAGGCGCCGACCTATGAGGCCACAACGCAGCTGTACGTCTCGGTGCGATCGGGTGACAGCGCGCTGGTCGGCGAGCTGGCTCAGGGCACGAACTACGCCCGCCAGGCCGTGACGAGCTTCGTCGATGTCGTCAACAGTGCCGTGGTGCTTGATCGGGTGATCGAAGACCTCGATCTCGACATGTCCTCATCTCAGCTCGCCGGGCACGTCAGCGCGTCGGTGCCCGCGAATACGGTGATCATCTCGGCGACCGTCGTCGATGAGGATCCGGCCCAGGCGGCGGCGATCGCCAATTCCGTCGGGACCAACTTCGCTGATGTTGTCGTCAATCAGCTCGAGAAGCCCGAGGGCGACGCGCCCAGCCTGGTGCGCATCGAGACGATCGAGCCGGCCCTCGTGCCGACCTCGACCGCAAGCCCGAACATCCCGCTCAACACGATCCTCGGCGCGCTGCTCGGTCTGGCTGTCGGCGTCGCGTTCGCCGTGTTGCGGACTGTGCTCGACACGCGCATCCACTCGACGCACGACATCGAACAGGTGACCGACAAGCCCGTCCTCGGTGGCATCGCGTTCGACCCCGACACGAAGAAACGTCCGCTCATCGTGCATGCCGACCCGCAGAATCCGCGTGCGGAATCGTTCCGAACGCTGCGCACCAACCTGCAGTTCATCGACATCGATCACGAGCGCGAGTCGAAGTCGTTCGTCATCACGAGCGCCGGGCCCAGCGAGGGCAAGTCCACGACGACCGCGAATCTCGCGATCGCTCTGGCTGAAACCGGAGCACGCGTCGCGCTGATCGACGGCGACCTGCGCCTGCCGAAGATCGCCGAATACATGGGCGTCGAGGGCGGCGTCGGCCTGACCGACGTGCTGATCGGCAAGGCCGCGCTCGCAGACGTCATTCAGCAGTGGGGCCGGGCGAAGCTCTTCGTGCTCCCCTCTGGTCGGATCCCGCCCAACCCGTCCGAACTGCTCGGCAGTCAGGCGATGCAGCGCATGCTCGACTCGCTGCACGAAGCCTTCGACTACGTGCTCATCGATGCCCCGCCGCTCCTGCTGGTCACCGATGCAGCGGTCGTCTCGAAGTACACCAGCGGCGCGATCCTCGTCGCCGCATCCGGCGCCACGAAGAAGCCCCAACTCGAGGGCGCGGTCAAGGCGCTCGACGCGATCGGCAGCCGCCTGCTCGGCGTCATCGTGACGATGCTCCCGACCAAGGGGCCCGACAGCTACGGCTACGGCAGCTACGCGTACAGCGCGACGCACAGCGTCCGCGACAAGACGGCCGTTCGCGACGAGCCCCTCGAGGTCGGGCAGGACGCCTGA
- a CDS encoding arsenate reductase/protein-tyrosine-phosphatase family protein, with the protein MAFRILTVCTGNICRSPLAAQLLRARLAPLGVIVESAGVGALAGEGMPAPARQIAERLGVTDATDHLGRQLTADHLREADLILAMARDHRRAIVELLPAATRKTFTVRELARIAGEVTDDDLRQDVAGAASTDDALRAAVLMAASFRGIVAPPASPDELDVVDPYGQSTAVYERSAGQLVPAVEATAVLLERAALLAS; encoded by the coding sequence ATGGCATTCCGCATCCTGACGGTGTGCACCGGCAACATTTGCCGGTCGCCCCTCGCCGCGCAGCTGCTGCGCGCTCGCCTCGCGCCGCTCGGAGTGATCGTCGAGTCGGCCGGCGTCGGCGCGCTGGCGGGTGAAGGGATGCCCGCACCCGCACGACAGATCGCCGAGCGGCTCGGGGTGACCGACGCTACCGACCACCTGGGCCGCCAGCTGACGGCGGACCATCTGCGCGAGGCCGACTTGATCCTCGCCATGGCGCGCGATCACCGACGCGCGATCGTCGAGCTGTTACCTGCCGCGACGCGAAAGACGTTCACCGTGCGCGAGCTCGCACGCATCGCCGGCGAGGTGACCGACGACGACCTGCGACAGGACGTCGCCGGCGCCGCCTCCACCGACGACGCACTCCGCGCAGCGGTGCTGATGGCCGCAAGCTTCCGCGGAATCGTTGCCCCGCCCGCCTCTCCCGACGAACTCGACGTCGTCGATCCGTACGGTCAGAGCACTGCTGTCTACGAACGATCGGCCGGTCAGCTCGTTCCCGCGGTCGAGGCCACCGCCGTGCTGCTCGAGCGCGCCGCCCTCCTCGCAAGCTGA
- a CDS encoding DUF4012 domain-containing protein, with the protein MTPDDTSPLHPAFGGLDADAPTRRSRRRTEFSADEPELMPEQKPRRRRRWLWWTLGIVGALILLAAALAVAGLRLADSAVDVRDNLTAAKKVVATIPQLAREQNVEGLDAAATEIRSHTAAALTATDDPLWSFVERVPVVGQNLAAVRKTTAAADILVEQAMPTAVQLLQSVDLDHLAVVDGRIDLEPYKAALPLIPALREAVSSAQRQVSDINRADLIPQVDEAIGELLDVLDQAAPALDTAEHLLPVGLDVLGQAGQRKYLLVFQNTAEVRALGGNPASLALLTVDNGTIALPEQSDSFELAYEQGVASRLPLPEEMLDFYESDFVPYMQNYTRTPDYPTAAMMLADIWQQSTGDVVDGVISVDPTALGYLLSAVGSVTLADGVEMNAENAATVLLKDAYDRYGDLPGTFLDGYFAAAASSVFDKLSSGSGKPEDLLAALTRGVDDHRILLWMARENEQAMAAELGADGRFVPDNSQTAQVGVFVNDAGYSKLEYYLSQSIDVTADTCATGDGPATISTTLTLTSAVPVSGLSAYTLNGRGPRLGVSRETMILDVAFFAPPGADSITVDPAEGDFGLDRSGVEQGRSARSIAIGLEPGQTRSFTFTSTLPRATVGAAGAPATVDVRHTPLVGETPISIHKATCAG; encoded by the coding sequence GTGACCCCCGACGACACGTCGCCGCTTCACCCCGCCTTCGGCGGCCTCGACGCAGACGCACCCACGCGCCGCAGCCGTCGCCGTACCGAGTTCTCTGCCGACGAACCGGAATTGATGCCGGAGCAGAAGCCGCGCCGACGCCGACGCTGGTTGTGGTGGACGCTCGGCATCGTCGGCGCGCTCATCCTGCTCGCCGCAGCGCTGGCCGTCGCCGGCCTCCGGTTGGCCGACAGCGCCGTCGATGTGCGTGACAACCTGACGGCCGCGAAGAAGGTCGTCGCCACCATTCCGCAGCTGGCGCGAGAGCAGAACGTGGAGGGGCTGGATGCCGCGGCCACCGAGATCCGGTCCCACACCGCCGCCGCCCTCACCGCCACGGATGACCCGCTGTGGTCGTTCGTCGAGCGGGTGCCCGTCGTCGGGCAGAACCTGGCGGCCGTCCGAAAGACGACGGCCGCCGCCGACATCCTTGTGGAGCAGGCGATGCCCACCGCCGTACAGCTGCTGCAGTCGGTGGATCTCGACCATCTCGCCGTGGTCGATGGCCGTATCGACCTCGAGCCGTACAAGGCGGCTCTCCCACTGATCCCCGCGCTGCGGGAGGCGGTGTCATCGGCTCAGCGCCAGGTGAGCGACATCAACCGTGCCGACCTGATCCCCCAGGTCGACGAGGCGATCGGCGAGTTGCTCGACGTACTCGACCAGGCCGCGCCGGCGCTCGACACCGCCGAGCACCTGCTTCCCGTCGGCCTCGACGTGCTCGGCCAGGCCGGGCAGCGGAAGTATCTGCTGGTCTTCCAGAACACCGCCGAGGTGCGCGCGCTCGGCGGCAACCCGGCTTCCCTCGCTCTGCTGACCGTCGATAATGGAACGATTGCGCTTCCGGAACAGAGCGACTCCTTCGAACTCGCGTACGAGCAAGGCGTTGCGTCCAGGTTGCCGTTACCGGAGGAGATGCTGGACTTTTACGAGTCCGACTTTGTTCCCTACATGCAGAACTACACGCGCACTCCTGACTATCCGACTGCCGCGATGATGCTCGCCGACATCTGGCAGCAAAGCACTGGGGATGTCGTCGACGGAGTGATCTCCGTCGATCCCACGGCGCTCGGGTATCTTCTTTCTGCCGTTGGTTCGGTGACATTGGCCGACGGCGTCGAGATGAACGCGGAAAACGCGGCGACCGTGCTCTTGAAGGACGCGTACGACAGGTATGGCGACCTGCCAGGAACGTTCTTAGACGGCTACTTCGCGGCGGCCGCATCGTCCGTATTCGACAAGCTATCGTCTGGTTCAGGCAAGCCCGAAGACCTTCTGGCAGCCCTGACAAGGGGCGTCGACGATCACCGCATTCTGCTGTGGATGGCGCGGGAGAACGAGCAGGCGATGGCAGCAGAACTCGGCGCCGACGGTCGCTTCGTCCCCGACAACTCGCAGACCGCGCAGGTCGGCGTCTTCGTCAACGACGCGGGCTACAGCAAGCTCGAGTACTACCTGTCGCAGTCCATCGATGTGACGGCAGACACCTGCGCGACCGGAGATGGCCCTGCGACCATCAGCACGACGCTCACGCTCACTTCCGCCGTCCCCGTGTCGGGCCTGAGTGCCTACACGCTCAACGGGCGCGGCCCTCGACTCGGTGTAAGCCGCGAAACGATGATCCTCGACGTGGCCTTTTTCGCTCCCCCGGGAGCCGACAGCATCACGGTCGATCCCGCCGAGGGCGACTTCGGCCTCGACCGTTCAGGAGTCGAGCAGGGGCGCTCGGCGCGCAGCATCGCGATCGGTCTCGAGCCCGGTCAGACGCGGTCGTTCACCTTCACCAGCACGCTGCCACGCGCGACTGTGGGAGCAGCCGGAGCCCCGGCGACGGTGGACGTGCGGCACACGCCACTAGTCGGGGAAACGCCCATTTCCATCCACAAAGCGACATGCGCCGGCTGA
- a CDS encoding sugar transferase, which translates to MSAGDAAGPERQAPSGRPWTLRYARRLWLSDLVVLIAVVYAAQLVWFGTGSAQVAIREDSRLSDLSYWFFSAVLVIVWMVGLTMADSRSTRMIGNGATEYARVANASFVVFSVVIIACFLARIDVARGYLLIALPLGALLLILERYIWRKWLLRRRARGEYSSRVLLVGSHSSVAQIARELRRTPGAGYFVVGACVPTGQVGATLDDSDIPIMGNVNDVSGAMRAVGADTVVVTSTDELPPFKVKQISWGLEAGRQHLVLAPSIVDIAGPRLHTRPVSGLPLIHVETPNFSKGQRFLKRATDLVAASLGVLVLSPVFAFLAMSVRLSSDGPVLFRQKRIGLRGREFTMLKFRSMVQNAEDLLPELAAQQRDAGNEVLFKMTNDPRITPIGRIMRKFSLDELPQLFNVIGGSMSLVGPRPPLPSEVEQYADHVHRRFLAKPGITGAWQVSGRSTLSWEDSVRLDLSYVENWTLLGDLIIVLKTGRAVFAPGSTAH; encoded by the coding sequence CTGTCGGCCGGTGATGCTGCCGGCCCCGAGCGTCAGGCGCCTTCCGGCCGGCCGTGGACACTGCGGTATGCACGCCGCCTCTGGCTGAGCGACCTCGTCGTCCTGATCGCGGTCGTCTACGCCGCGCAGCTTGTCTGGTTCGGAACCGGCAGCGCCCAGGTGGCGATCCGCGAAGACAGCCGACTGAGCGACCTCTCGTACTGGTTCTTCTCGGCGGTGCTGGTGATCGTCTGGATGGTCGGTCTGACCATGGCCGACTCGCGCAGCACGCGCATGATCGGCAACGGGGCGACCGAGTACGCCCGGGTGGCGAACGCAAGTTTCGTGGTCTTCAGCGTCGTGATCATCGCGTGCTTCCTGGCCCGCATCGATGTCGCCCGCGGCTACCTGCTCATCGCCTTGCCACTCGGGGCCCTGCTCCTTATCCTCGAGCGCTACATCTGGCGCAAGTGGCTGCTGCGCCGCAGAGCCCGCGGCGAGTACTCGTCGCGGGTGCTGCTCGTCGGCTCGCACTCGTCGGTCGCGCAGATCGCTAGAGAGCTGCGGCGCACGCCTGGCGCGGGGTACTTCGTCGTCGGCGCATGCGTTCCGACTGGGCAGGTCGGCGCCACGCTCGATGATTCGGATATTCCGATCATGGGCAACGTCAACGACGTGAGTGGCGCGATGCGCGCAGTCGGTGCGGACACGGTCGTCGTGACCAGCACCGACGAGTTGCCGCCGTTCAAGGTGAAGCAGATCTCGTGGGGACTCGAAGCGGGCCGCCAGCACCTGGTGCTCGCACCGAGCATCGTCGACATCGCCGGTCCCCGTCTGCACACTCGGCCGGTGTCGGGCCTTCCACTGATCCACGTGGAGACGCCAAACTTCAGCAAGGGTCAGCGCTTCTTGAAGCGGGCTACCGACCTGGTCGCTGCGTCGCTCGGCGTACTCGTTCTCAGCCCGGTGTTCGCGTTTCTCGCGATGTCAGTGCGACTGTCGAGCGACGGCCCTGTCTTGTTCCGGCAGAAGCGAATCGGGCTTCGCGGTCGCGAGTTCACCATGCTGAAGTTCCGGTCGATGGTCCAGAACGCCGAAGACCTGCTGCCCGAGCTCGCAGCGCAGCAGCGCGATGCCGGCAACGAGGTCCTCTTCAAGATGACCAACGACCCGCGCATCACGCCGATCGGCCGGATCATGCGCAAATTCAGCCTCGATGAGCTGCCGCAGCTCTTCAACGTGATCGGCGGATCGATGTCGCTCGTGGGCCCGCGGCCGCCCTTGCCCAGCGAGGTCGAGCAGTACGCTGACCACGTCCACCGCCGCTTCCTGGCCAAGCCGGGCATCACGGGCGCTTGGCAGGTCAGTGGCCGATCGACGCTCTCGTGGGAAGACTCTGTGCGGCTCGACCTCTCTTACGTGGAGAACTGGACGCTGCTCGGCGACCTCATCATCGTGCTGAAGACGGGTCGGGCCGTGTTCGCTCCAGGCTCAACTGCCCACTGA
- a CDS encoding YdcF family protein: MIIVLGPPTSHRISAAQELLEAEVSDQVLLTVGRAGSGRWSAERLSVCGDDRFTCVVPIPMTTKGEARMLRWWARDHGARSAVVVTFTPHVERARYVFSRCFAGDVAVVGVGEPLTFIDWIYQYVYQSMAFAKALSTPCTVPGE, translated from the coding sequence GTGATCATCGTTCTTGGACCCCCGACTTCTCACCGGATTTCCGCCGCGCAAGAATTGCTAGAAGCCGAAGTCTCGGACCAGGTTCTATTGACTGTCGGGCGGGCAGGGTCAGGGCGGTGGTCAGCCGAGCGCCTGAGTGTGTGCGGGGACGACCGCTTCACGTGCGTAGTGCCGATTCCCATGACGACGAAAGGGGAAGCGAGGATGTTGCGCTGGTGGGCTCGAGACCACGGAGCGCGTTCCGCGGTCGTCGTAACGTTCACGCCGCACGTCGAACGAGCTCGCTACGTGTTCAGTCGCTGTTTCGCTGGTGACGTCGCGGTGGTTGGTGTTGGCGAACCTCTGACTTTCATCGACTGGATATACCAGTACGTCTATCAATCGATGGCGTTCGCCAAAGCTCTGTCCACGCCATGTACTGTGCCAGGCGAATAA
- a CDS encoding CBM96 family carbohydrate-binding protein, whose protein sequence is MIIVFVILTSLLMALLPARSASAAPTGAPTVGDVSTAHPRLMADESRFADLKRQTSADSTSELLLSKVIQRADAQLALATVRFPTKTPVALQDTSRAVQDRVYNLMLAWRLTSKSSYIEKAWAELQAAANFPNWNPDHFLDTAEMTNAFAIAYDWGYSYWSSSRRNTIRTAILSLGLTPSRAVYAAGPNSAGPYKTLGNWSSRADNINVIVNSAMIVGALAIAGDTTSPVVDEVLGNAHSSLAIGLTSYRDDGSFDEGPTYWEYATRFAVTGIRSLQTSTGSDFGLLAGATGLAQTAGFMMSLSGTDDIVFGFADSELRPDPDAAYAGLGAILNDGSLMALAAQSPPTAWAALQLLWRDPTISAQSPRMPPRDASYAAGIVSMRASESDPLGTYVGFRSASNPLGHHQHIDGGDFNLQALGQEWAIDLGNEDATYDSMNEDRQTKRWQYYRTSPEGHNTLLLDAFRPEVATTEATTLISRGANLDSAFAISDLTAQFSSVANQWKRGVKLFDSRNQVLVQDEISVSQPVPALWSMHTSAEIVLDTDGRTATLFQNGQRLAARIISAGDARFQVMDAVPLPTSPIPAQEANDGVRKLAIEFTARGTTTLAVQFTPLPKGSTDAGAAVSAMPLSTWSAAPSSKLTALKVDGVTVGGFSADTPWYQVVHRDQSNFPSVSASASAGSSVSVVQATGTTRAARVTVQQPGLSPTTYSVIFANDAVTIAGVITTGGDSGWSSATYDRKPESYWGTSTAGGWARWELSEPISAKSMKITWTANAEKLTKYKIESSNDKTAWTLRFNGEYRGPSGSQIVKLSNAAAAKFLRLTILDSGKINEVEIYRYDAAAELPDAPARALKSIEVSGLPSSMPVGATGTATRVLKWNVPTDDSEAEIRFMSSDPAVASVDATGKVRALKGGVVRIGALATADGIAVSSSVSVTVVDSTRVRIYADADSYVQSTTPDTNFGTQMGLLSKPSWNSGPDRITYLGFNLSSLAGKTVTSAVLSTENMITDGALDTARVDAHSVAGSWSESAVTYTNKPALGATVGSFLTDRTRKYTSADITDYVASLAANRTSRLSLGLTQDNVGANNVMVYVSSRDYNKPPYIDITLSPSPAAELPARLIHSVSLSDVPSSIEIGESATSVTSVKDSIGGAFTRATVAYSSTQPGVATVTPSGVINAVAPGSTSIVVTATADGIAVSSSVSVTVVDSTRVRIYADADSYVQSTTPDTNFGTQMGLLSKPSWNSGPDRITYLGFNLSSLAGKTVTSAVLSTENMITDGALDTARVDAHSVAGSWSESAVTYTNKPALGATVGSFLTDRTRKYTSADITDYVASLAANRTSRLSLGLTQDNVGANNVMVYVSSRDYNKPPYIDITLSPSPAAELPARLIHSVSLSDVPSSIEIGESATSVTSVKDSIGGAFTRATVAYSSTQPGVATVTPSGVINAVAPGSTSIVVTATADGIAVSSSVSVTVVDSTRVRIYADADSYVQSTTPDTNFGTQMGLLSKPSWNSGPDRITYLGFNLSSLAGKTVTSAVLSTENMITDGALDTARVDAHSVAGSWSESAVTYTNKPALGATVGSFLTDRTRKYTSADITDYVASLAANRTSRLSLGLTQDNVGANNVMVYVSSRDYNKPPYIDITLEQ, encoded by the coding sequence ATGATCATCGTCTTCGTCATCCTGACATCTCTATTGATGGCATTGCTGCCGGCCCGTAGCGCTTCAGCCGCGCCAACCGGGGCTCCTACGGTTGGCGACGTCAGCACAGCGCACCCGCGCTTGATGGCGGACGAATCCCGATTCGCTGACCTGAAACGTCAGACGAGCGCGGATAGCACTTCTGAACTCTTGCTGTCCAAAGTCATTCAGCGAGCGGATGCCCAACTCGCTCTCGCAACAGTGCGCTTTCCCACCAAGACTCCAGTAGCCCTACAAGACACCAGCCGAGCTGTCCAGGACCGCGTTTACAACTTGATGCTCGCCTGGCGTCTGACCTCGAAGTCCAGCTACATCGAGAAGGCGTGGGCGGAATTGCAAGCGGCTGCAAACTTTCCTAACTGGAATCCGGACCACTTCCTGGACACTGCGGAGATGACGAATGCCTTCGCAATCGCGTACGACTGGGGATACTCGTATTGGTCGTCCAGCCGTCGGAACACAATAAGAACAGCGATTCTCAGTCTGGGCCTCACCCCTTCTCGCGCTGTATACGCAGCAGGCCCCAACTCAGCGGGTCCATACAAGACGCTCGGGAACTGGAGTTCGAGAGCGGACAACATCAATGTGATCGTGAACTCCGCGATGATCGTTGGCGCCCTCGCAATCGCTGGCGACACGACGTCCCCTGTTGTCGACGAGGTGTTAGGGAATGCGCACTCGAGTCTCGCAATCGGCCTAACATCGTATAGGGACGACGGCAGCTTCGACGAAGGACCGACCTACTGGGAATACGCGACGCGTTTCGCTGTGACTGGCATCAGGTCGCTGCAGACAAGTACAGGGTCGGACTTCGGACTGCTGGCGGGCGCAACCGGGTTGGCGCAGACCGCGGGGTTCATGATGTCGCTTTCGGGCACAGATGACATCGTCTTCGGCTTTGCCGATAGTGAACTCCGACCGGACCCCGACGCCGCGTACGCCGGCCTGGGCGCGATTCTCAATGACGGATCCCTGATGGCCCTCGCCGCACAGTCTCCTCCGACAGCCTGGGCGGCTCTCCAGTTGCTTTGGCGTGATCCGACGATCTCGGCACAAAGCCCACGTATGCCGCCACGCGATGCGTCCTACGCGGCCGGAATTGTCAGCATGCGCGCGTCAGAGAGCGACCCTTTGGGCACATACGTCGGATTCAGGTCGGCGAGCAACCCGCTTGGCCATCATCAGCACATCGACGGTGGCGATTTCAACCTCCAAGCTCTTGGTCAAGAGTGGGCGATCGACTTAGGGAACGAGGATGCGACCTATGACTCGATGAACGAGGATCGGCAGACTAAGCGTTGGCAGTATTACCGGACCTCGCCGGAGGGGCACAACACGCTTCTTCTCGATGCGTTCCGCCCGGAAGTGGCGACTACTGAAGCGACTACCCTGATATCTCGCGGGGCGAACCTGGACTCAGCCTTCGCGATCTCAGATCTCACGGCGCAGTTCTCATCCGTCGCTAACCAGTGGAAGCGCGGAGTAAAGCTATTCGATTCGCGTAACCAAGTTCTGGTGCAAGACGAGATCTCCGTCAGCCAGCCCGTCCCTGCTCTGTGGTCTATGCACACATCTGCAGAAATTGTTCTGGATACCGACGGTCGAACCGCCACCCTGTTTCAGAACGGCCAACGGCTCGCAGCACGAATCATCTCAGCGGGCGACGCACGCTTCCAGGTGATGGACGCAGTGCCGCTGCCGACCTCTCCCATTCCCGCCCAGGAAGCCAATGATGGCGTCCGTAAGCTTGCGATCGAGTTCACCGCGCGCGGGACAACGACGCTAGCGGTCCAATTCACGCCTTTACCGAAAGGATCAACCGACGCTGGCGCCGCGGTGTCTGCGATGCCACTGTCCACGTGGTCCGCTGCACCGTCGAGCAAATTGACCGCGCTCAAAGTGGACGGGGTAACGGTTGGCGGATTCTCTGCTGACACGCCTTGGTATCAGGTCGTTCATCGCGATCAGTCGAACTTTCCATCCGTGTCGGCGTCGGCCTCAGCGGGTAGTTCGGTCTCAGTTGTTCAGGCCACGGGGACAACACGTGCCGCTCGAGTCACGGTTCAGCAGCCTGGCCTGAGTCCCACGACCTATAGCGTAATTTTTGCCAACGACGCGGTCACGATTGCGGGAGTGATAACCACTGGGGGGGACTCCGGTTGGTCGTCAGCGACATATGACAGGAAGCCGGAGTCCTACTGGGGAACATCAACCGCTGGCGGCTGGGCACGGTGGGAACTGAGCGAACCCATTTCGGCGAAGTCCATGAAGATCACCTGGACTGCGAACGCAGAGAAGCTCACGAAGTACAAGATCGAGTCTTCGAACGATAAGACCGCGTGGACCCTGAGGTTTAATGGCGAGTATCGCGGGCCGTCTGGTTCGCAAATAGTGAAGTTGTCAAACGCAGCGGCGGCCAAGTTCCTACGATTGACAATTCTCGACAGTGGAAAAATCAACGAAGTTGAGATATACCGCTACGACGCGGCCGCCGAACTACCGGATGCTCCTGCTAGAGCCCTCAAATCCATCGAGGTAAGTGGGCTGCCATCCTCCATGCCGGTCGGCGCGACAGGCACGGCCACGCGTGTTCTCAAATGGAACGTCCCAACTGACGATTCTGAGGCCGAAATTCGTTTCATGAGTAGCGACCCAGCTGTCGCTTCGGTCGACGCGACCGGGAAGGTCCGGGCCCTGAAGGGCGGGGTCGTACGCATCGGCGCTCTCGCGACGGCGGATGGTATTGCGGTTTCGTCCTCGGTGTCGGTGACGGTCGTGGATTCGACGCGGGTGCGGATCTATGCGGACGCCGATTCGTACGTGCAGAGCACAACCCCGGATACGAACTTCGGGACGCAGATGGGTTTGCTGTCAAAGCCTTCGTGGAACAGCGGCCCTGACCGGATCACGTACCTCGGTTTCAACCTGTCTTCACTGGCCGGTAAGACAGTGACCTCCGCCGTACTATCGACGGAGAACATGATCACCGACGGCGCCCTGGACACGGCGCGCGTCGACGCACACTCGGTCGCTGGCAGCTGGAGCGAGTCAGCTGTGACTTATACGAACAAGCCAGCTCTGGGCGCGACCGTCGGAAGCTTCCTCACCGATCGCACCCGGAAATACACGTCCGCCGACATCACCGACTATGTCGCATCACTCGCCGCCAACCGCACGAGTCGACTCTCTCTCGGCCTCACGCAAGACAACGTGGGCGCCAATAACGTGATGGTCTACGTGTCATCCCGCGACTACAACAAGCCCCCCTACATCGACATCACCCTTTCACCTTCGCCCGCTGCGGAACTACCTGCGCGCTTGATCCATTCGGTGTCGTTGTCGGATGTTCCATCGTCGATTGAGATCGGCGAATCAGCGACATCCGTCACGTCCGTTAAGGACAGCATCGGCGGTGCTTTCACCCGAGCAACGGTTGCGTACTCTTCTACACAACCGGGAGTTGCAACGGTCACTCCTTCAGGAGTGATTAACGCGGTGGCGCCGGGTTCGACATCGATCGTCGTCACCGCGACGGCGGATGGTATTGCGGTTTCGTCCTCGGTGTCGGTGACGGTCGTGGATTCGACGCGGGTGCGGATCTATGCGGACGCCGATTCGTACGTGCAGAGCACAACCCCGGATACGAACTTCGGGACGCAGATGGGTTTGCTGTCAAAGCCTTCGTGGAACAGCGGCCCTGACCGGATCACGTACCTCGGTTTCAACCTGTCTTCACTGGCCGGTAAGACAGTGACCTCCGCCGTACTATCGACGGAGAACATGATCACCGACGGCGCCCTGGACACGGCGCGCGTCGACGCACACTCGGTCGCTGGCAGCTGGAGCGAGTCAGCTGTGACTTATACGAACAAGCCAGCTCTGGGCGCGACCGTCGGAAGCTTCCTCACCGATCGCACCCGGAAATACACGTCCGCCGACATCACCGACTATGTCGCATCACTCGCCGCCAACCGCACGAGTCGACTCTCTCTCGGCCTCACGCAAGACAACGTGGGCGCCAATAACGTGATGGTCTACGTGTCATCCCGCGACTACAACAAGCCCCCCTACATCGACATCACCCTTTCACCTTCGCCCGCTGCGGAACTACCTGCGCGCTTGATCCATTCGGTGTCGTTGTCGGATGTTCCATCGTCGATTGAGATCGGCGAATCAGCGACATCCGTCACGTCCGTTAAGGACAGCATCGGCGGTGCTTTCACCCGAGCAACGGTTGCGTACTCTTCTACACAACCGGGAGTTGCAACGGTCACTCCTTCAGGAGTGATTAACGCGGTGGCGCCGGGTTCGACATCGATCGTCGTCACCGCGACGGCGGATGGTATTGCGGTTTCGTCCTCGGTGTCGGTGACGGTCGTGGATTCGACGCGGGTGCGGATCTATGCGGACGCCGATTCGTACGTGCAGAGCACAACCCCGGATACGAACTTCGGGACGCAGATGGGTTTGCTGTCAAAGCCTTCGTGGAACAGCGGCCCTGACCGGATCACGTACCTCGGTTTCAACCTGTCTTCACTGGCCGGTAAGACAGTGACCTCCGCCGTACTATCGACGGAGAACATGATCACCGACGGCGCCCTGGACACGGCGCGCGTCGACGCACACTCGGTCGCTGGCAGCTGGAGCGAGTCAGCTGTGACTTATACGAACAAGCCAGCTCTGGGCGCGACCGTCGGAAGCTTCCTCACCGATCGCACCCGGAAATACACGTCCGCCGACATCACCGACTATGTCGCATCACTCGCCGCCAACCGCACGAGTCGACTCTCTCTCGGCCTCACGCAAGACAACGTGGGCGCCAATAACGTGATGGTCTACGTGTCATCCCGCGACTACAACAAGCCCCCCTACATCGACATCACCCTCGAACAGTAG